A single Methanothrix sp. DNA region contains:
- a CDS encoding PUA domain-containing protein, which yields MINLARMLADIQFGRGAGAALFPDGTTFQLSSTQRLRYLLSGRERIATVRARDSHLTLSMLGAERLHMAFPHPKLRVVASPDAVPFVSAGKNLFARHVLYADPEIRAGDEVLVVDESDRLIATGRAVLAPGEMLQIKRGVAVSVRYGIEEHVRRG from the coding sequence ATGATCAATCTTGCCAGGATGCTCGCAGACATTCAGTTCGGGAGGGGAGCTGGAGCTGCCCTTTTTCCGGATGGCACGACGTTCCAGCTTTCCAGCACACAGCGGCTGAGATATCTTCTCTCAGGGAGGGAGCGGATAGCGACCGTGCGCGCCCGGGACTCACATCTAACGCTCAGCATGCTCGGCGCTGAGAGGCTGCACATGGCGTTTCCCCATCCTAAACTCAGGGTGGTCGCGTCTCCTGATGCTGTGCCTTTTGTCTCTGCCGGAAAGAACCTCTTCGCCAGGCACGTCCTGTACGCAGATCCTGAGATAAGAGCGGGCGATGAGGTGCTGGTCGTTGATGAGAGCGACAGGCTGATCGCCACAGGAAGGGCAGTTCTCGCGCCTGGGGAGATGCTCCAGATAAAGAGAGGCGTGGCTGTTTCAGTGAGATATGGGATTGAGGAACATGTCCGTCGTGGCTGA
- the larE gene encoding ATP-dependent sacrificial sulfur transferase LarE, whose protein sequence is MSVVAEKLDILREIVASKGSMLVSFSGGVDSSLLAAVSRDVLGERAVAVILDSPLMPRRELEHAKSVARRLGIKCIVVEHDVLDLESVVENSPDRCYHCKKSSGGILRKIAASLGISCVADGVNTTDYDDYRPGIKACDEEGICHPFVDAGISKSDIREISRSIGLDFWSRPSSACLASRIPYGVRITSHALKRVELAEDVLKDTGLSQVRVRAHGDLARIEVLPSEIQQVLMHRDSIVNALKELGFSYITLDLEGYRSGSMNASIWR, encoded by the coding sequence ATGTCCGTCGTGGCTGAGAAGCTCGATATTCTAAGGGAGATAGTCGCCTCCAAGGGGAGCATGCTCGTATCTTTCTCTGGAGGTGTCGACAGCAGCCTGCTAGCTGCGGTATCCAGAGATGTTCTCGGAGAGAGGGCGGTGGCCGTGATCCTGGACTCCCCGCTGATGCCGAGGAGGGAGCTGGAGCATGCGAAGTCTGTTGCTCGACGTCTCGGGATCAAGTGCATCGTGGTCGAGCATGATGTCCTCGATCTCGAGAGCGTCGTTGAGAACAGCCCGGATAGATGTTATCACTGCAAGAAATCATCTGGAGGAATTCTCAGGAAGATCGCAGCCTCTCTCGGCATCAGCTGCGTGGCAGACGGCGTCAACACCACCGACTACGATGATTACCGCCCGGGGATAAAAGCATGTGATGAAGAAGGTATATGCCATCCGTTTGTTGATGCTGGCATATCGAAATCTGATATCAGGGAGATATCAAGATCCATCGGACTTGATTTCTGGAGCAGACCATCGTCTGCATGCCTCGCATCCAGGATCCCATACGGCGTGCGCATAACATCGCATGCGCTTAAAAGAGTGGAGCTGGCGGAGGATGTGCTGAAGGATACCGGACTCTCACAGGTCCGCGTGAGAGCGCATGGCGATCTCGCCAGGATTGAGGTTCTTCCGTCTGAGATCCAACAGGTTCTGATGCACAGGGATAGCATCGTGAATGCGCTCAAAGAGCTGGGATTTTCGTATATCACACTCGATCTCGAGGGCTACAGGAGCGGAAGCATGAATGCAAGTATCTGGAGGTAA
- a CDS encoding UDP-2,3-diacylglucosamine diphosphatase gives MIIVVSDVHMAERLNDRQVEADDAMFLEFLDRIASDQLSSGGHLVLLGDIVDLWRRDFGRALMDSESMLSKLVEISRKATVHYVAGNHDLHMLRMCELAGSRFPFEVTKTLPLEDDGTKLFFIHGYQLEVLANPYCKSMTAYETFAEGLCLAGDDTGNAADKLWDTFKVAKSALDGIKRLPSDVKGAIDSMMQSPGIRMTGPHNVRTIVEQLASSMARVVYLGMKPDEFLIFGHTHRPFCDQKNHVANTGSWNKEPCDHYSFIEIDEGHITPKTFLP, from the coding sequence ATGATTATAGTGGTCTCAGATGTGCACATGGCTGAGCGGCTCAACGACCGCCAGGTAGAAGCCGACGATGCCATGTTTCTGGAGTTCTTGGATCGTATAGCATCAGACCAGCTCAGCAGCGGTGGGCACCTTGTCCTTTTGGGGGATATCGTTGATCTGTGGAGACGGGATTTCGGGAGAGCCCTTATGGATAGCGAGTCTATGCTATCAAAGCTCGTAGAGATAAGCAGAAAGGCCACAGTCCACTATGTTGCAGGAAACCACGACCTCCATATGCTCAGGATGTGTGAGTTAGCAGGTAGTCGCTTTCCATTCGAGGTAACAAAGACCCTCCCGCTCGAGGATGATGGGACCAAGCTGTTCTTCATCCACGGCTACCAGCTGGAGGTGCTGGCGAACCCTTATTGCAAATCCATGACAGCCTACGAGACATTCGCTGAAGGACTCTGCCTGGCCGGCGACGATACAGGTAATGCTGCTGACAAGCTATGGGATACCTTCAAGGTGGCCAAGTCGGCGCTTGATGGCATTAAGCGTCTACCTTCAGATGTGAAAGGTGCTATCGATTCCATGATGCAGTCACCGGGAATCAGGATGACTGGCCCCCATAATGTGCGAACAATAGTAGAGCAGCTCGCATCATCGATGGCTAGGGTCGTCTATCTCGGAATGAAGCCTGATGAGTTCCTGATATTTGGTCATACTCACCGTCCATTCTGCGATCAGAAGAACCACGTTGCGAACACAGGCTCATGGAATAAAGAGCCATGCGATCACTACAGCTTCATCGAGATCGATGAGGGACACATCACGCCCAAAACGTTCCTTCCTTAA